One region of Syntrophorhabdaceae bacterium genomic DNA includes:
- a CDS encoding acyl-CoA thioesterase: MRKPYFPFRKDNPPPLIITVERRVRFEETDPLGIVWHGRYASYFEDARCAAGEKYGLGYLDLQRNGIIAPIRIMHSDYHRPLRYHDDFTIQSILHWTEAARIDIEYLIRDKEGLLATTGYTVQIMLDAKGNLLLIPPPFYREFCEKWKAGQFH, from the coding sequence ATGCGTAAACCATACTTTCCCTTCCGAAAAGATAATCCACCGCCCCTCATAATCACCGTAGAAAGGCGGGTGCGGTTCGAAGAGACGGATCCCCTCGGTATTGTCTGGCACGGCCGGTATGCAAGCTATTTCGAAGACGCACGCTGTGCGGCCGGAGAGAAGTACGGCCTCGGCTACCTGGACCTGCAGAGGAACGGCATCATTGCGCCCATAAGAATCATGCACTCGGACTATCATCGGCCACTGAGGTACCACGACGATTTCACCATCCAGAGCATTCTCCACTGGACCGAAGCGGCCCGCATCGATATAGAATATCTGATACGCGACAAGGAAGGCCTCCTTGCGACCACAGGATATACGGTTCAGATAATGCTGGATGCAAAAGGCAATCTCCTCCTTATTCCGCCGCCTTTTTACAGAGAATTTTGCGAAAAGTGGAAAGCGGGGCAGTTCCATTGA
- a CDS encoding MMPL family transporter: protein MGSFYTIFSRVFEFFQHRRIFLYAIIALVMALSAFALKSIKLSEDVSPLLPDGASDAAIDFRLLQQAPFMQKVVINLKAGPGVDRKALMEAQDTLAGALKMPYYRRVIAGPEMPAPDEFLSWVLKSGPSLMTDKDVERTRGLLTPENVDSRLREIRVTLNSPEGWVMKPLFQADPLQFHLLILEKLRHMNMFKGMVLKENHFISADDKNGLLIAETPIKITDALGAKHLIDYTRGVIDAHRTPGIAVSFLSGHSYTSANAETIKEDLFVILTCASLTILLLLFLFMRNWRAIFVFLVPTSVVCIATAGVLCVYHTISAVTIAFGSVLMGIADDYPIFTYFSLRDMGDYKGEAVARISRPVLLSGVTTMATFSALFFSELPGQRQIAFFSIIGIIASLIFSLVILPHFIRGLPPRRRSSAIPVPATKAFGRGIIIAGWLLLMVLCLWQGSRLKFNGDMRAVSMIPKSLSVMEEQLKQTWGDFRGLAMVFAEGADLESALKNNDRLFSYLKGKVPDEGIISLAPLLPSAGTQEANRRRWEAQWSGANRNMVKRLLEQESVKTGFTPQAFEPFLETLKATPVEVTPEGLRKAGFADVIDSMIVREGPNWRVLTLVPDTPEVAALFENRANTPFVHRFVSNSRFNETISKAMVKNFVSYIIAASIVILVFLSLVFRSWSKVLYAAVPVAAGLIFMFGAMGWRGIEFNLFNIIATILVIGLSVDLGIFMVSRISQGNDDNTNMAVLLGGLTSLVGMGALTLARHPALYSIGISVLLGMCGAIPSALFVVPAFYRSRKMG, encoded by the coding sequence ATGGGATCTTTTTACACCATATTTTCACGGGTCTTTGAGTTCTTCCAGCATCGCCGGATATTTCTGTACGCCATAATCGCCCTGGTTATGGCCTTGAGCGCCTTTGCTCTCAAGAGCATAAAACTGAGTGAAGACGTCAGCCCTTTACTTCCCGACGGCGCCTCGGACGCCGCAATAGATTTCCGCCTTCTCCAGCAGGCTCCTTTTATGCAGAAGGTGGTCATCAATCTCAAGGCGGGTCCCGGAGTTGACCGGAAGGCCCTTATGGAAGCTCAGGACACGCTCGCGGGGGCGTTGAAAATGCCCTATTACCGCCGCGTGATCGCAGGTCCGGAGATGCCGGCGCCCGATGAATTCCTCTCCTGGGTCCTTAAGAGCGGTCCTTCCCTTATGACTGATAAGGATGTGGAGAGGACCAGGGGACTCCTTACTCCTGAAAACGTCGACTCCAGGCTCAGAGAGATCAGGGTCACCCTCAATTCTCCTGAGGGCTGGGTCATGAAACCCTTATTCCAGGCAGATCCGCTCCAGTTTCACCTGCTTATCCTCGAGAAGCTCCGACACATGAATATGTTTAAGGGGATGGTCCTCAAGGAGAACCATTTCATAAGCGCTGACGACAAAAATGGACTTCTCATCGCCGAAACCCCTATAAAGATTACCGATGCCCTGGGGGCAAAGCATCTGATCGATTACACGAGGGGGGTTATCGACGCCCACCGCACGCCCGGCATCGCCGTTTCCTTCTTGAGCGGCCACTCCTACACCAGTGCGAATGCGGAGACCATAAAGGAAGACCTCTTTGTCATACTCACCTGTGCATCCCTTACCATTCTCCTGCTCCTCTTTCTTTTCATGCGGAACTGGAGGGCGATCTTTGTTTTTCTCGTACCCACCTCGGTGGTCTGCATCGCCACTGCGGGGGTCTTGTGCGTCTACCACACCATCTCTGCGGTGACTATTGCTTTTGGTTCCGTACTCATGGGGATTGCCGATGATTATCCCATATTTACTTACTTCTCGCTCCGGGACATGGGAGACTACAAGGGGGAAGCGGTTGCCCGCATTTCACGCCCCGTGCTGTTGAGCGGCGTAACCACCATGGCAACTTTCAGCGCCCTCTTCTTTTCCGAGCTTCCCGGGCAGCGTCAAATCGCATTTTTTTCCATTATCGGCATTATCGCATCCCTTATCTTTTCCCTTGTCATTCTCCCCCATTTCATCCGGGGTCTGCCGCCGCGAAGGCGCTCTTCAGCCATCCCCGTTCCCGCCACGAAGGCATTCGGCAGGGGCATCATAATCGCGGGATGGCTCCTCCTCATGGTCCTTTGCCTGTGGCAGGGAAGCCGGCTCAAGTTCAACGGCGATATGCGCGCGGTGAGCATGATCCCCAAGTCATTAAGCGTAATGGAAGAGCAACTGAAACAGACCTGGGGAGACTTCCGCGGACTTGCAATGGTCTTTGCAGAAGGCGCGGACCTTGAATCGGCCCTTAAAAATAACGACCGGTTGTTCTCCTACCTCAAGGGGAAAGTTCCTGACGAGGGGATCATCAGTCTCGCACCGCTGCTGCCTTCGGCGGGAACGCAGGAGGCGAACCGGCGCCGCTGGGAAGCGCAATGGTCGGGCGCCAACCGAAACATGGTAAAGAGACTTCTTGAGCAGGAAAGCGTGAAGACAGGCTTTACCCCTCAGGCTTTCGAGCCCTTTCTGGAGACGCTGAAGGCCACGCCGGTTGAGGTTACTCCGGAAGGTCTCAGAAAGGCCGGGTTTGCCGATGTGATAGACTCCATGATTGTGCGTGAAGGCCCCAACTGGCGGGTCCTCACTCTGGTTCCCGACACCCCGGAAGTGGCCGCCCTCTTCGAGAATCGGGCAAATACCCCTTTTGTCCACCGGTTTGTGTCAAACTCCCGCTTCAATGAGACGATCAGCAAGGCCATGGTCAAGAACTTCGTGAGCTACATTATTGCAGCTTCGATCGTTATCCTTGTTTTTCTCTCTCTGGTCTTCCGCTCGTGGAGCAAAGTTCTCTACGCTGCGGTTCCCGTGGCCGCAGGCCTCATTTTTATGTTCGGCGCCATGGGATGGAGGGGCATCGAGTTTAACCTTTTCAACATCATAGCCACCATCCTTGTCATCGGTTTGAGCGTAGACCTCGGTATTTTCATGGTGAGCCGCATCTCTCAAGGAAATGACGACAATACGAACATGGCCGTCCTTCTCGGCGGACTCACAAGCCTCGTGGGGATGGGCGCCCTGACGCTTGCCCGCCACCCCGCCCTCTACTCTATCGGCATATCGGTGCTTCTCGGCATGTGCGGGGCCATACCGTCCGCTCTCTTTGTCGTACCCGCCTTCTATCGTTCGCGGAAGATGGGGTGA
- a CDS encoding outer membrane lipoprotein carrier protein LolA produces MITRPYRYLSSLITLLVLCLAFGSMTETQAEEERQDLRSEAFSRIAAAAASFRTISSDFVQEKHSSMLKDPLLSSGRFVYEKPDRLYWEIVKPSPAGFVVTGVKARRWEGDARKTETFDVRKEPVARAIVEQVFAWSRADFAWLEKRYRITVTEDRPTALRLTPLSSQEKKYISHLIITFSRDWSHVSSVDISEKGGDYVRIRFFHTLLDEPLPGNLFTP; encoded by the coding sequence ATGATCACAAGGCCGTATCGTTATCTCTCTTCTCTTATTACTCTTCTGGTCCTTTGCCTGGCCTTCGGATCGATGACGGAAACACAAGCCGAAGAGGAGAGACAGGACCTGAGGTCGGAGGCCTTTTCCCGTATTGCCGCCGCCGCAGCGTCCTTCCGGACTATCTCGAGCGATTTTGTTCAGGAAAAACACTCGTCCATGCTGAAAGACCCTCTCCTATCCAGCGGACGCTTTGTCTACGAAAAGCCGGACCGTCTCTACTGGGAGATCGTTAAACCCTCTCCGGCGGGATTTGTGGTGACGGGTGTCAAGGCAAGACGGTGGGAGGGTGATGCCCGTAAGACAGAGACCTTCGATGTACGGAAGGAGCCCGTGGCAAGGGCGATTGTGGAGCAGGTCTTTGCATGGTCGCGAGCCGACTTTGCATGGCTCGAGAAACGGTACAGGATCACCGTGACGGAAGACAGGCCCACGGCCCTCAGACTCACCCCTCTCTCCTCGCAGGAAAAGAAATATATCTCACACCTCATTATTACCTTTTCCAGGGATTGGTCCCACGTCAGTTCGGTGGATATATCTGAAAAAGGCGGGGATTATGTACGCATTAGATTTTTTCACACTCTTCTTGACGAACCACTGCCGGGTAATCTGTTCACGCCCTGA
- a CDS encoding lysophospholipid acyltransferase family protein, with translation MKKPGVVSLLWSIPMNLLVYPMIALWTLLGIFALPFLFGLCKIFTRWDNGRIMRLLIWFYGRGWVAITSPFVKFSREGFDKVATGRPYVMVINHLSFFDFYCMGLLPFPLGNIAAAVRSWPFKMPWYAPFMRLAGYLDVESLGAAGYLRIGAKILSGGGSVLFFPEGHRSKDGKIQRFFSGAFKLSEETGAKILPLCLTGTDVLLPPGRWWMLPAKVRLTALPPVDPGDFDGPSAHMELKKHTKAMMTEKVAAMRGL, from the coding sequence GTGAAAAAACCGGGAGTCGTCTCTCTCCTCTGGTCTATCCCTATGAACCTCCTTGTCTATCCCATGATCGCGCTCTGGACTCTTCTCGGGATCTTCGCCCTGCCTTTTCTCTTCGGCCTCTGCAAAATCTTCACGAGGTGGGACAATGGCCGCATCATGAGGCTCTTAATCTGGTTTTACGGAAGAGGATGGGTAGCCATAACATCGCCCTTTGTAAAATTCAGCAGAGAAGGTTTCGACAAAGTGGCGACAGGACGACCCTACGTGATGGTGATAAACCATTTGTCCTTCTTCGATTTCTACTGTATGGGCCTGCTCCCCTTCCCCCTCGGGAACATCGCCGCAGCCGTGCGCTCGTGGCCTTTCAAAATGCCGTGGTACGCGCCATTCATGCGGCTTGCCGGTTATCTCGACGTGGAATCTCTCGGCGCCGCCGGGTATCTCCGGATTGGCGCCAAAATACTCTCAGGGGGCGGATCGGTCCTGTTCTTCCCTGAGGGACACAGAAGCAAGGATGGGAAAATCCAGCGCTTCTTTTCCGGGGCCTTTAAACTCTCCGAGGAAACGGGCGCCAAAATCCTGCCCCTGTGTCTCACGGGTACGGACGTGCTCCTGCCGCCCGGGCGATGGTGGATGCTGCCTGCGAAAGTCCGTCTCACCGCGCTGCCCCCTGTTGACCCCGGGGATTTCGACGGGCCTTCTGCCCATATGGAACTTAAAAAACATACAAAGGCCATGATGACGGAAAAGGTGGCCGCCATGAGAGGGCTGTGA
- a CDS encoding phosphopantetheine-binding protein, whose translation MTDEKIIEIINTSLAEEFELDSEKMVPEAILYDDLGLDSLDRVDTVIVLEHAFKFKIRDEGAVREIITLGDIHRFVINKIRDLGVTQSAQPQG comes from the coding sequence ATGACTGACGAGAAAATAATAGAGATTATAAACACCTCGCTCGCCGAGGAGTTTGAGCTCGATTCGGAGAAAATGGTCCCCGAGGCGATCCTCTATGACGACCTTGGACTTGACAGCCTGGACCGGGTGGATACCGTGATCGTACTGGAACATGCGTTCAAATTCAAGATACGGGACGAAGGTGCGGTCCGCGAGATCATAACTCTCGGCGACATTCACCGGTTCGTGATCAACAAAATAAGGGACCTCGGAGTAACCCAGAGCGCCCAACCCCAGGGCTGA
- a CDS encoding beta-ketoacyl synthase N-terminal-like domain-containing protein, producing the protein MGIRRVVVTGMGSVSPFGIGVDRLMEGLMAGKSAVVAVPELARIGGMRSGVAALAADVDPREIPRKFRRSMSNMSVYATLAGQEACAAGRITLSDRSGGRMGLSIGSTVGSPIATHDFYKEFIPSNSIEETRATFFFQIMNHSCASNVAQVLGITGRMFAPSSACSTGNQAIGYGYEMIAFGKQDLMLCGGADEFHPLSAATFDIINAGSVKYNDRPHMTPRPFDLNRDGVVCAEGSGIILLEALESALRRGVPILAEVIGFATVSDPANIADPHADSIESCIRLALLDADIEPENVDYVNAHATGTVLGDVSEGEAIGRVFGKGARVSSLKGHLGHTMAASGALEAIATIGMMNRDRLIPTLNLDNVDPLCANLAHVFKIEDSRIEIAIKNNFALGGVNTCTVLRRYRHD; encoded by the coding sequence ATGGGCATAAGAAGGGTTGTGGTGACGGGAATGGGTTCCGTATCGCCTTTTGGAATAGGTGTTGATCGCCTCATGGAAGGACTAATGGCAGGCAAGAGCGCGGTCGTGGCCGTCCCCGAGCTCGCCCGCATTGGGGGCATGAGGTCAGGGGTAGCCGCGCTGGCGGCCGATGTCGACCCCCGGGAAATACCGAGAAAATTCAGACGTTCCATGTCAAATATGTCCGTCTATGCGACTTTGGCCGGCCAGGAGGCGTGCGCCGCGGGCCGCATCACCCTTTCCGACCGATCGGGCGGCAGGATGGGACTTTCCATAGGCTCTACGGTGGGAAGCCCGATTGCTACCCACGATTTTTATAAAGAATTCATCCCGAGCAATTCTATTGAAGAGACCAGGGCCACCTTTTTTTTCCAAATCATGAATCACTCGTGCGCCTCCAATGTAGCTCAGGTCCTGGGGATAACAGGCAGGATGTTCGCTCCGTCGTCGGCCTGCTCCACCGGGAATCAGGCAATAGGGTACGGGTATGAGATGATCGCCTTCGGAAAACAGGACCTCATGCTTTGCGGAGGGGCCGATGAGTTTCATCCCCTTTCCGCGGCCACCTTCGACATCATTAATGCCGGGTCGGTAAAGTATAATGACCGGCCCCACATGACGCCGCGCCCTTTTGACCTCAATCGTGACGGCGTAGTCTGCGCGGAAGGCTCCGGCATTATCCTCCTGGAAGCCCTGGAGTCGGCTTTGCGGCGCGGAGTTCCCATCCTCGCCGAAGTGATTGGTTTTGCTACCGTATCAGACCCTGCCAATATAGCCGATCCTCATGCGGATTCGATAGAGTCGTGTATCCGGCTGGCCCTTCTGGATGCGGACATTGAGCCTGAGAACGTGGACTATGTCAATGCCCATGCCACGGGCACAGTCCTTGGAGATGTTTCGGAGGGCGAAGCAATAGGTCGAGTTTTCGGCAAGGGAGCGCGGGTAAGCAGTCTGAAGGGACACCTTGGGCACACTATGGCGGCATCGGGGGCATTGGAGGCTATCGCAACAATCGGGATGATGAACCGCGACCGTCTGATCCCCACCCTCAATCTGGACAATGTCGACCCCCTGTGCGCAAATCTTGCCCATGTCTTCAAGATTGAGGATTCCCGCATAGAGATAGCGATCAAGAATAATTTCGCCTTGGGCGGCGTGAACACGTGTACCGTGTTGAGGAGGTATAGACATGACTGA